From Brassica rapa cultivar Chiifu-401-42 chromosome A06, CAAS_Brap_v3.01, whole genome shotgun sequence:
aaccaaattaaaaacaaCATTAATTCGGATAACGGATTGATTACACAGCGTTAATCTCCGTTAAGTCTAAAACAACAtcgggggtgattggttgggttgtaggaagtgactttagctttaatttttatctacaaccttaaataaaatcaatcatgctttatcttagtttttaaaactacaaccacaaaactaaagttacagcaaaaacatacaaaaaaaaatggttgtaaaaattctattttctaAAGCCCTATTTTTTTAActgtaggaaattttaaagctacatctCTTAAAGTTAAATCAAAAAATTCTAGAGACTAATTTCTAAAGTAATTTTTCTACAGTTACAGCCTAACCAATCACCTCCATCATTTTGATTTAAATAATGCTTAACTgtaatttaaataacaaaaatgaaaaatgtgaGCATGATGGTGTTCCAAATGAAAAGAATgcttctattttaaaatttatttttattgaaaaatatggATGAAAATAAGGAAGATGAAAGGGAAAAATGTATTACTTGTGTATAGTGAACCAGACCggaaaagaaaaactaatataGTATAACTCCCTATAAAAAAGATATTCGCTAATGTATCAGACAATACATTTTCAATAAGAGGAATAAAAACAGTTGAGAACATATTCTTTAGCTTTATTAGCTTTTTAAGTTCAGTGGAAAAGATAAACCTTGCTTTTGGATCTTGAATAATCGAGACTAGATCATTACAATCCGTTCCAAAAGCTTAACACATCGATGCCTGTAGCATACATTCCATTACCCATGAAAGAGTTTTGAACTCCGAATGAAGTGGTGAGATTCTTCTTTGTTGGTTTCTTGTTCCCAATAACTGAGTTTCTCCTTTAGAATTTATTCATCTACATCCGTAACCAATGAAGAGTATGTCATGTGTCCATGATCCATCTATCGTATATCTGATATCTCCCATAGATTGTTACATGTTCATGTATTTCCGCTGGTTAATAAGAACTTTTGAAAGTATATATTTCGATCAATATTTTTGTCCTAAAACTCATAGATACGTTGAACCAGTTCATGGACCCGGGATGTCGATAGAGTTAAACGACCAATTCAAATTTCTTCGACAAGTTGTTgacatgttttaaaaattatacatgTTGACAACTTAAATATTAACGTTACCCAACCTTTTGATTATATTAAGACGTTGGATAATCCTTTTGCGTTCAAAACAACTTGACAAAACACACAAGGTCAACCAACACTCAACAAAAACTCTGTTTCTGCTTTTTCTTTCCCCAGAAGCTAGCTCACACATGGCTGCTTCGTCATCAGTTGCAACCCGAATAGGGCCTCAAGTGTTCATCAGCTTCCGGGGAGAAGACGTGCGCAACCACTTCGTAAGCTTTCTCGACCCTGCTTTGAGAAGAGCGaatataaatgttttcttaGACGAGAACGAGTTATTGAACACAGACCTAGCTAGCCTGTTGACGAGGATAGAAGAGTCCGAGATCGCAATGGTAATCTTCTCAAATAATTACCCCGACTCAGATAGGAGCTTGGATGGGCTGGCCAAGATGAAGGAACTTAGGGATCAAGGTCGTCTCATAGTGATTCCCATATTCTACAATCTTGATCCTTTGGTTGTGAAAGAACTTAGAGGAGACTTTGGCGATAAGTTTAGAGATTTGCAGCGCATACATCTACACCAGCTAGAAAGAACTCAGAAATGGGAGGAAGCTTTAGTTACTATTCCTGACATAAGAGGCATGCCCCGAGCAGAACAAAggttgattttttgttttttcttttcttttggttccttatattttgtgttttattcCTTATCAGTTGTAGCTGAAAATTTTAGTCTAGAATCTAAACTAATAACCCCCCTAGACCATAGTTAAATAAGTCAGTAGCCGACTAGGCAGTTACATCTAGAATCTTATGTTCTTGGTATGTCTTAAGCATGTTACTAGTTCAAATTCTAATTTCAGTCAGAAGCGGATAACTGTTTGAACAAGCATGTTGATATCTCTCACTTGTATACGACAGTGACACTACAGATTACCATTTCATAGAGTCAATGGTTGTCCTGATACAAAGATTTCTGGATCATGTGGCCGTGAGAGGAAACCCAAGAGAAGTGATCCTACAATGAGGTTTCACGGTCCCTGCAATGCAACTAGAAAGAGGATATGAGGGATGTATGCAAGCTTGGTTGGCAACGAGATGAGGAgccttttatttttatcatcaaattgtttttgttttgaatatttaagCAACTCAGTTGTGCAAAAacgtttatttttcttttgaatcaacttaaaattcattaaaaaaaaaaatttaagtggAAAGTGAAGCAAATCGTCAAGCAGTGGAATCCAGAAATCTctttaaataacaaattttcTCATATGCAAACCAAAAAGAAACactttgtaaaatttattttattcaatttacaatttttttttctagtagTGTTGTTTTCATCTTTACCGAAGTTTAGTTTTATAGTTAAAATAGTTGTTCTGGTCATATACTCTCATACTGTATTTTGGGTTACATATAATATTCAGTTCCATATGCGAAACATATTAAGactaaaaaaacataattgttGTTCACAATGCAAAACATAAACCAATAGGTCAAATGTAAAAAGGGGTTTCtgaagagaaagagaagcaCACTCTTGAGGTAGTCGATGCTGTTTATTAGGAGAATCTATGTCGGTCGTGAGACAAAGAGTAATCAATGTTTGGTCCATGAGCTACAATCCCAAGAGGGTTTATAGAAGGAAAGCTTCCATAGTAATTTTGCTTGACATGGTCCATCTTCACTGTACTGCTCAACCCGGGGATTTGGTAAATATCTTTCGTGTAGTTAAAGAGATTTGAATACTCCCTTATGAGTCTTTTATTGCATTTGAAGATCACCGTGTAAGCCTACAACACAAACATACGGTAAATTCAACAAACCGTAGTTACAAACCCAAAACATAACAACTTGTTGAGAGCATAAACAACCTCGTCAAATCTTATGAGAGTGACGAATAACCGAATATCTGGTTCAGTCAAAGTGTTTCCACAAAGAAACCGCTGTTTTTGGAGTATCTCTTCGCATTTGTCCAATGCATCGAACAATTGCTTCACTGCCtataaagagaaaacaaaacttGTTGGAATCAATCTTTTTTAATGCCATATCGATATAGTAAACTGCAAAGTTGCTTTACCTCATCATATGCTGTTTGAGTTGTAGCAGAACCACATTTGTAAACACCGTTATTTATCCCATGGTGTACCCATTCGTTTGTCTCATTGATTAATGATCGGAGGTTGGGAGGATAAAGATCAAGACAAGGGTTTTCCGCAAAATGATTGAACTCGGTGCTGAACATTCGGAGTATCTCAGAGCTCTCATTGTTAACTATTGTCTTAAGTTTCTTATCCCAAAGAACCTACCTCAAACAATGAAACCAATAAAGTAACAGAGCTAGACTTAAAATAAAGACACATCAAGTATATGAAATAATAGTGACTTACAGGAACAGTGTATTTGCCTGTGTAGTTCAAGCTAGCAATGTCATAAAGTTCTCTAACGCTTTTCGCACCATTGATGTGGTCTCGCTCAGCTCCAGGAACCTCCTTATCTGAGTCGGGAAAAACCCATCCCATATGCTCATCgttttcttttgtgtttctCCAAAGAGGTTGAACAGACTAATAAAGAACAAGACCGGTCACATCATGTTTCGTGAAAATTTTAATGGGTATGTCTAgaaaaatgatatataaactGACCGTGAAGGTTATTGCTTTATCAAGTCCTTTGAGTTTTAATACTGCGAGGCATCTAGAAGCCCACGGACAAGCGTAAGAGATGTACAAATGGTATCTTCCTGATTCTGCTGGAAACTGAGAATCATGATTCTGTGAAACAAAGTTGCGGAATGATGTTACGGTTCTTCTAGGTTTATCCGAATTCTCGTTAGCTGATGATGCAGCCATTGCTGATGTTCACTGGAGAGTAGAAAACACAATTGTTTCAGAACATCTAAACATTATAAAATTACAAGTTACTTAAATCAAGGTGCAACAACATCGGACAACTTCAGCTGTTGATGATCTTACATCTGTGATACTTATTCTACAAAccaaaattaagtgacaaaattGATCAAGAAtgagtaaataaattatataaaggGTGAATGTAATAATGAATGTAAGAAAATTGACCAGTGATGTAGCGAGTCTTCAACTGTTTTCTT
This genomic window contains:
- the LOC103827818 gene encoding protein PHLOEM PROTEIN 2-LIKE A6, translated to MAASSSVATRIGPQVFISFRGEDVRNHFVSFLDPALRRANINVFLDENELLNTDLASLLTRIEESEIAMVIFSNNYPDSDRSLDGLAKMKELRDQGRLIVIPIFYNLDPLVVKELRGDFGDKFRDLQRIHLHQLERTQKWEEALVTIPDIRGMPRAEQSDTTDYHFIESMVVLIQRFLDHVAVRGNPREVILQ
- the LOC103827819 gene encoding glutathionyl-hydroquinone reductase YqjG produces the protein MAASSANENSDKPRRTVTSFRNFVSQNHDSQFPAESGRYHLYISYACPWASRCLAVLKLKGLDKAITFTSVQPLWRNTKENDEHMGWVFPDSDKEVPGAERDHINGAKSVRELYDIASLNYTGKYTVPVLWDKKLKTIVNNESSEILRMFSTEFNHFAENPCLDLYPPNLRSLINETNEWVHHGINNGVYKCGSATTQTAYDEAVKQLFDALDKCEEILQKQRFLCGNTLTEPDIRLFVTLIRFDEAYTVIFKCNKRLIREYSNLFNYTKDIYQIPGLSSTVKMDHVKQNYYGSFPSINPLGIVAHGPNIDYSLSHDRHRFS